The Microbacterium sp. zg-Y1090 sequence CCGTACGACTCCGAGACGAGGCCGCGCGCCGACACCACATCGTGCACGAGCTTGCGCTCGTAGCTCGACATCGCCGGCAGAGACGCCTGCGACGCTCCCTCATCCAGCCGGGCGATCGCGACATCGACGAGCTTCTCCAGCTCACGCTGACGCTGCTCGCGGGAGCCCCCGACGTCGAGGATCAGCCGCGAGAACCGACCGGTGCGGTTCTGCACGGCCAGACGCGTCAGCTCCTGCAGCGCCTGCACGGTGTCGGGATGACTCAGACGCGAGAGCGACGAGGAGTCTTCGGCTTCCACCGACACGTACGCCCGTCCCGCGCGCACATCCAAGGCGAGATCGCCGTCGATGTCAGCGATGTCCAGCAGCTCCTCGAGGTAGTCGGCGGCGATGTCGCCTTCCTGTTCGAGCTGCTCGACAGTGGCATCCGCGGATTCAGGCGTGAGGGTCATGTCGATGTTCC is a genomic window containing:
- a CDS encoding protein jag, which translates into the protein MTLTPESADATVEQLEQEGDIAADYLEELLDIADIDGDLALDVRAGRAYVSVEAEDSSSLSRLSHPDTVQALQELTRLAVQNRTGRFSRLILDVGGSREQRQRELEKLVDVAIARLDEGASQASLPAMSSYERKLVHDVVSARGLVSESYGEGAERHTVIRRA